A segment of the Kiloniellales bacterium genome:
AAGACCGTCGGCACCGGCTTCCACTTGCCGAAGATCATCGCCGCCAGGGCGAGGTAGCCCTTGCCCGCGGTCATGTCGCGCACGAAGCCGGCGGCGTGCGCGGTTGAGAGGTAGGCGCCGGCGATCCCGCAGAGGAATCCGCAGAGCAGCATCGCCCGGTAGCGCAAGGCGGCGACCGAGATCCCGGCGGTGTCGACGGCGTGGGGGTTCTCGCCGACCGCGCGCAGGCGCAGGCCGAAACGGGTCCGGTAGATCAGGAGGGCGACCAGCGGCAGGACCCCGATGGTCAGGTAGACCAGGAGGTTGTGGCCACTGATCACCTCCGAATAGACCGGGCCGATCAGCGGGATCGGTGCCAGCCACTCGCTCATCGGCAGGTCGAAGCCGATGAAGCGGCCCGGACCCTGCAGGGACGGCGTCACCCCGTTGAGGCCGAACCAGGCGACGGCCAGGGTCGGCCCCAGGCCGGCGACCAGGATGTTGATCGCCAT
Coding sequences within it:
- a CDS encoding ABC transporter permease, whose protein sequence is MGETFLLILLLIDATVRVATPLLLAAFAGMVAERSGVIDIGLEGKMLAGAFAAAAVAAVANSAWLGLGAAIIVSMSFALLHAYACVTHNGNQVVSGMAINILVAGLGPTLAVAWFGLNGVTPSLQGPGRFIGFDLPMSEWLAPIPLIGPVYSEVISGHNLLVYLTIGVLPLVALLIYRTRFGLRLRAVGENPHAVDTAGISVAALRYRAMLLCGFLCGIAGAYLSTAHAAGFVRDMTAGKGYLALAAMIFGKWKPVPTVLACLLFAFADALQIRLQGVALPGIGVIPVQVIQALPYALTVILLAGFVGRAVAPKASGIPYVKDK